Genomic DNA from Epinephelus moara isolate mb chromosome 24, YSFRI_EMoa_1.0, whole genome shotgun sequence:
NNNNNNNNNNNNNNNNNNNNNNNNNNNNNNNNNNNNNNNNNNNNNNNNNNNNNNNNNNNNNNNNNNNNNNNNNNNNNNNNNNNNNNNNNNNNNNNNNNNNNNNNNNNNNNNNNNNNNNNNNNNNNNNNNNNNgtacaggtacaggtacaggtactgtataggtacagatacaggtactgtacaggtacaggtacaggtacaggtactgtaTAGGTACAGATACAGGTACAGATACTGTACAGATAGTGTACAGATACTGTATAGATACAGGTACagatacaggtacaggtacagatACTGTATAGGTACAGATACTGTATAGGTACAGATACTGTACAGATACAGGTACAGATACTGTATAGGTACagatacaggtacaggtactgtaCACATACAGGTACAGATACTGTATAGGTACAGATACAGGTACAGATACTGTACAGATACAGGTACAGATACTGTATAGGTACAGATACAGGTACAGATACTGTATAGGTACAGGTACTGTACAGATACAGGTACAGATACTGTATAGGCACAGATACTGTACAGATACTGTATAGGTACAGATactgtacaggtacaggtactgtaCAGGTACAGTACAGATACAGGTACAGTAGAGAAACAGatactgtacagtacatatatctgtactgtacagtatctgtatctggtttgtgtttttgacaAAGCGTTAAAGCGTGTTCACCAACACTGATGAAACTCTCCATCATCCAGGTGGTGCTTAGTGACTGTATATCCTGCTGATAATAATAACATCATCCTTTATGATTGATTAgatttgtattaataatctgaagTGATCAAATAAATGTGCTGCAGTAAAAAGTTGTGAGATATGAGACAGGTTTATTTGTGAAGCGAATAAAGTTAGAGCAGTGTTTGACGTGAACATgtgatttaataaaaacagaagacTTCATTCTTACAGTTACATGTCGTGTACAAGGATAAAGTTacagaaaatagaaatactcaagtacaagtatctCAAAAGTGTCTTGAGTTCAGtagttgagtaaatgtacttagttactttgcagCAGTCTTAATGAGCTGCAGGGTTGAAAGAGTTAATTGTCCTGATCAAACTGAACCAGATGAAACTGTTCATTCAgatttaaagtaaaaatcaaACTGATGATGGCGATGAAGAGACAGACGCCCCCTGTGGCTCACAGCAGAACTACAGCATCTGATACAGGTTAACTACTGATGACTAAAATCAGACTTATTGATCAGTCAGACGTCACCGCTCTGCTCTACATGTGATTTGAATAAACAGGGCTTTTTACTTTATGCTCTGTCAACATTTGTTCTCAAAGTGTGTGAACCACAGACTGTGAAGATGACCACGTGTCTCCACTTTGATCCAaaactgaagccaaaatatcccaaatACTGCCACCGCCACCTCGAGCTGGTGACGTCATTCGGAGTCAGAGTCTGCGCCGTAGTGAACTGTGCTGGTGTCGAGTTTCCATCCATACACCCGTCTGACCAATCACAAGCAGCACCATAGATAAGGAGCACACTGATTggctcacacagctgtcaatcatgacctCACACCCCTTTTTAAAGAGTCAAAGGTTCCActtgtgtcaaaataaaaggaacagTCACAATATTACACAGATACTGCACACATTCATGTTGTCACCTGCTGCCCGCCGGCGTGGACATCGATCTTACCCGTGAGTTCATATAGATCCatatttttacctgttacaCAGCTTTCTGCAGGTGACTGaaaacatggagggggcggggcttagtttAGCCAGATATTTGTCTTTAGTTCAGccgtcatgtcgtccatctttattcACAGAATATGTTTGAAACTCTGATACAGGAGGTCTGAAGAGTCGCCCCGACTTCCTGAACTCACTACCTCAACTCTTCTTCTTCAGGTTCGTTTCTGTGATGATGTGGAGGAGTTCTTCGCCAGCtgtggtgaggaggaggaggaccgGCGGGGCCCCTGGGAGGAGCTAGCCAGGGACCGCTGCAGGTTCCTGCGCCGCTGCCAGGAGGTGGAGACGAGCATCGCCTACTGCCTGCAGCCGCAGCACCGCAGCCTGGTGTACCGCCGCCTCACCTCCCTCCTCTACGTCCAGGACGCCTGAGGACAGTCAGTCCTTTACGTCCAGGACGCCTGAGGACCGTCCGTCCTCTACGTCCAGACGTCCAGGACGCCTGAGGACTGTCCGTCCTCCACGTCCAGGACGCCTGAGGACCGTCTGTCCTCTACGTCCAGGACGCCTGAGGACTGTCCGTCCTCCACGTCCAGGACGCCTGAGGACCGTCCGTCCTCTACGTCCAGGACGCCTGAGGACAGTCAGTCCTCTACGTCCAGACGTCCAGGACGCCTGAGGACTGTCCGTCCTCTACGTCCAGGACGCCTGAGGACCGTCCGTCCTCCACGTCCAGGACGCCCGAGGACCGTCCGTCCTCTACGTCCAGGACGCCCGAGACGTCCTTGTAGTTCAACACCTGTCGTACTGAGGAAATGAAAAGCTGCACTTGTTAAGCAGTGAGACacgacagagacacagaggacaggtGGACAGACTGACTGATGTCTTCTTCCTGTTTGGTGTCTCTGTGGACTGAAACCTGATTCAGGAGTGACTCCTTTAGTAAACCTGATCTGAAGGGCTTCACTCTCTGTTCTCTGAGAGGTCGTCACTGTGTCGTGGTCGGACAGCGTctcctttttattttcaaacagtTTGTCCTCAGGATCGTCCCgttcacagagacacagagacaagctgctgctttcatcacagatagaaaaagaaaatgtattaaatgaaTGCTGAGGTTTTTTCGCCTCGTCAGGCCTCGAACATCAGCTTCAACAGTCGACACCAGAGAAGATATTTTTCACGTCTGATTCATCTGTAGAATAATTTGGCATGCCATTAATTTATCATGGTAAAATAGTGACAGATAGCTGCTGAGCTCAGCGCCCGTCCtccaacagaaacacacacctggttgaaaatcagcagagAGTCTCAGAGTGTAAGACGAAATCTTGTTTCcaggaaatgtttatttttgatttagagaattttctttgtttagaaAGTCTGAAAACAGTGAATCAGTATTAAAGATGTGGACGGATGATCTGGAACTGGACTCACAGGAGATGATCGTTGATGTTTCAGCTGAATCACACTGAGGTTTGTTAGAGTGATTTTAAAGCAGCAGCGTCTCCTGTGTCTCGGTGTAAACTGCTGATCAGCTGTGGGTCAAACTGCAGATGTTTGAGTTTTCTCTTTAAAGCCAAAGATTTAAAGCTCCTGTGAGCGACGGGACGAGAAACTGAAGCTGATCGATTTGCATGAATTGATCTGTTCCTCGACCTGCTCTCACATAATCAATGATAATCAATACACAGTATTCAGCCTCTAATAATCAGTATATGAGTCTCTGGTGTTAAAGTCCCTTTAATGAGTCACCTCCAAGACGTCAGCTGCGTCGCTGAcacctgaagaagaagaagaagaagaagagatgaaCTGAGTTTATTCTGTCAGACTTCAGCTTTTAttagaaaacagacaaaatgatCATTAAATTAAGAACAGAGATTATTAGTGTTTTATATCCAGTCATCATTCATTTGACTAATAACTAAAGAATCAGTAATCAATAACAATCAATTCATCACTTTATTCTGAAATTCAGCCACACCCTTCCTCCACAGGTGAACGCGTCACATCGACCACCACTAActcttattttattaattaatgaGTTCATAGTGATGAATGGGTAAAATGCAGGATGATAACAAACAGATCattaataatgatgattatTGAAACCTTTCATTCATCTGTTGATCTCAAACTGACCGACTGTCCTCAGATCtgctctttatttaaaaaagaaaaactttattAAACTGTTGGTCGAGTAAAACTTAAAATCAGCAGAACAAGAATCCAAACAAAGGCTGTGTGAAGGTTGAAATGTCTGAACATTAACGCTGTCACGAACCTTCCTCACACTGTATTTGTGATTCAGTTtcctgtgatgtcacacaggtGAAACTTCCTGTTGAAGGATTTAATGAGAAACAGACTGACGTCATGTCGCAGGTGAAGCTTGTgccactgatgatgatgatggtgatggtgatgatgtcaGTTATTAATGCTGAGTCAGTGTTTGTCCTGTTGTCGTCATGGCGATGGACTTTTcatcaagttaaaaaaagactCAGTCTATcaagtgtgtgcgtgttgtCAAACACAGGAAACGTGTGATGGCTGTttggtgtttgtttctgtcagctGACTAATAATAATCAGAAGGGAAAGCTGGGNTAATAATAATCAGAagggaaaggggggggggggggggggggcaggatGAACCTTTGGTGTTCTTTTAGTCagaaaatgctttttatttttctaatgcaTCGTTTGTTTGGTGGGTAACAGGTTCTGCTTCTTCATTTCCTCAActgaatattaaatattaaatcaatatttaatgAGCACACGCTGCgtcctgctgcttcttcactGACTCTGACGGCCGAACACGAACACAACAAACAGTTTGACATGTTGTTGGTGATAATGTGGCTGCTGTTATGTCACTAACAGATGATCAGCAGGGGGATCTGCTGACACCTACAGGACAGGTGAGTTACTGCACACAGGTGATCACAAGCCCCCTTTGAAGCACAGATGGTGCAAAAGAGCCGCTACGACGTCCCGTCTGTACGCCTGCTTCACACAGAGCCAAACGACAGCAGCAACATGTCGCTCTGCTGTGTGatgttttacagtgacatgtaacacaacaggcgtcggcctctagtgtgacatataacatacgtgtcAGCTGCTCttcataaacaataacaatgacatcacatgtcagtaacaatcatttagcatctcgtcctctgctcgggcgttaaggagctcctggaccttgCATTTGTCTCCATATGAGCCTCCTTTCCACCCAACAGTTCAtagtttctgtctccacagtgaaagttgtggatggtaccaacagaagcgttccttatgacgtgaatccatcagcacaccttaaatttcactgtgacaactttgaccatcactttagtttttatatgacacacacttttagtaNtgtggacgataaaccaggtgcagacttccatctgtgtacaaccccgcccacatttaagaggactgtctgaacagatcgagggtctaggtaccatgtctgaagggttactgctggttccagaggtgctggactgaaagggttcatgtctgaagggttactgctggttccagaggtgctggactgaaagggtttggtggagacggggctaatgtgaacattttcagctgctgttcttctttgagttagctgctaactactaACAGCTACCTTTCAATTTCCTGGCAGTGCGTCACACCAGttttcagaaataaaaactgaggaCGTTTCCAGTTCAGCAGTGAATATATCCTTAAAATATCCAATGTTATTATCTAAGTAATAAAAAACGGTTTcatttaacaacacaacaaactgtgttattaaattatataaagATACAAAACTGCTGTAAATATCAAAACTATAACTATAGtgttacttttttataaaatgctcaaatatgtcaaattgcttggacaCCTCCCCGTAATGGACctgtatgtaatgaaactcaacattgaatatgttaaatgaatgaaactgacacttaatagaataaatcattattataaaacattgtacacttatctacactagttaaagaacctccattaaatgtgcaatttaaatgtgaaaagtctgaTTGACTGACCgtcagctgtgtgtatgtggagaaggagaggggcggagctgtggaaacatcctgcagtccaaCAAATCCaacaaataagcaactccactttagaaatgAGCCCAAAAACACAACCCgtgactaccaatatttgtaagcgactttacagaaaaacaagttgctgtgtgtgcttgtgaatccccgccctactctgcctctgattggtttatgatgaaattttactCTCCCTAAACCACTCATCATCACTTCCTGTACGTTCACACcggaagcttccaaagaggcaatgTCTGTCGTGGACGCCCAAGAACCACgagtgtcaaaaatatttgtggcagctttggtcgctctagtcgctcatcacgtgaatcacTGAACGTTCAATTGTGCTTGTCACTTTAAAGGAGCCACAAAgcgactactggcttgaaagcagcgtagttgctgcttgttgttgtccagtcaaaaagctcatagttggccaaCAGagagttatgtttggtcaatgaaaacagaaaacgcaTGTCatcaaaccaagcaaggaagacttgcatgctacgtctcaacattagcctgcagttctctcctctattacgaacatcacacactttaaaactcaccagaccaacgaCTCCGCGACGccgtcccaagcctcattctttttattttggtctctgtaactgaacagtgacacattataaaggactgagctGGCGCCAGCGCAAGTAATAAACTTCTCGATATTCATTGtgggaacaagtgtgctgtaagaaccaaagttacatggcttgttctctgggacccgcttcatcgaAGTACGTCAgcattctgattggttgtcaccgaaccgcgtcagagctcattaccataaagttaaacgagTTTGAACTCCCCTCCAGACCGCTCCTGTCGCTTTGGTCGCCCAAGACGCGCGACTGACGACCAGATCAGGGCCGAGGCCGTCGCTCCCGTTAGCTCACAGGATGCATGTTAGCAGTGTCTCAGTTCTTCCTCTGCAGTTTGTGCgttaacaaatattaaaaataaagagagaCTGTTTCAACATTCACAGCCCATTATTAATGTCAGCGTTCCCATAGTCAGGGAAGTCATGAAAcagttttccaggcctggaaatggtttggaattAACAGGATGTTTTGGAAAACTCTTGAATTTACGTTGTTTTAGCTGCcgtttaaaaaatgtcattaaaaccCCAGAGATATGATTCTTGTGCGAATCATTTCAAATGTGGTGTGGCGCTGCGTGACCGGTAAAACGTCACACGTATCACATGATACACAGACCAGACCAACATCACGTCACTGCCAAGGCCACGCCCACTTTTTGGGGAAAGAAATGTGGCGTCACATCAGGAGAGAAACGCTCAGATGGAAAAACAATTTGGCGTCTCTAAAATATTTCAGATGAAATAACTGCAGACGTCAGTTGTGATCCAGACACGTCAGGCTGCATCAACATCTACAGGATCTTCTATTTTCTGTCCCTTAAAAGGGGAGTGGCCTTGGCGTTTAGCCAAGCGACAGCATGTGGCAATATGGTGTGTTGACGTATGCAACTAGTTGGCTGCAGGAATGTCTAACGAGTGAGTAAAGTCAGCAGGTGCTCATCTTTACGTCTGAGAAGAGCTGGGTTAATAACGTACGGCTGCATGGTGATGGACGCCGACACGTTAGTCGTGGTGATGGGGTCAGATGTCGTGGAAAAGTTTGAATGTGAGAGCCGTGAACTGTGACAGCTAATGTTCCTTCTAACATGCAAACGAGACACGTGTgtacagacaggtgtgtttgtttctccaGGTGGCTCCGCCTCACTTCAGTGTTCTCAGTTCTCCGTCAGATTCTCCTCCACAGTCCCGTCTAGGAGGCGAGGTGTTGGCTCCGccctcctccagctccaccaGGCCCTGCAGGTATTTGATGTACCTGATGGCGGCTCTGAGCGTCTCCACCTTGCTGAGGCGCTTGTCGGCGCTCTGACCCGGCAGGTGGTCCCTCAGTTTGGCGTAACCCTGGTTCACGCACCTCACCCTCTGACGCTCCCGCTCGTTACGCTTCTGGATGAACGCCGGCTCAAAGGGACACTCGTAGACGCTGAAGTGTCCATGGTGGTGGAAGGGGGCCAGGTAGGGCAGGAGCCCGGGGCCCCTCAGAGGGTCCATTCCAGACGGGTAGAGGAGGAAGGGGACGGGGCCCGACAGAGAGCGCTGAGAGACGCTGCGATCCTCACGGTGAGCAGCAGGGGGAGACACGCCGAAGCTCAGGTAAGATGATGGAGAGAAGGTGGAGCTCATCATGTGACCtgtcaacacaacacacacctgtcaacacagcacacacctgtcaacacaacacacacctgTCAACACAACATAaacctgtaaacacaacacacacctgTAAGCACAcacctgtaaacacaacacacacctgtaaacacaacacagcacacacctgtaaacacaacacacacctgtcaacacaacacacacacctgtaaacACAACGCAGACTTCAGTGAAGCTTCATCCTGTtgacctgcagagacacaaacagacatgagagagtaaatacacacacacacacacacacacacaacaacaacacacacacacacacgcgcacactgatgatgttttatttatgtttatgttttgtacaCGTGTCACAGAGGGTTTGAACCTGTGACACAGTTCCTGatgtattttgaatattttcgtTTAAGTTTCTCAAGGAGttaacaaattaaacatttttaaatcgTTAGAAAACGAGGAATATTAAAACTaatgtttctatttttttaaactctctgtggccattttgtttttttaaacgtAGCGAATGTTCAAAACaccttttttaaatgtcaggtTCAGTTCAGCAGGTTTTTACTGTCAATGACTAAACTTCCTTTTTAGTTATTCAGATATTCACATGAACTAAGAACAAGCACTGTGATATGAAGGAattgaatttggtggtcaaaggtcaaaggttactgtgacctcataaaacatatttttgtctgtaactcaagaattcatatgctgacATTTTACACAGATGTCTGATAGGATGAAATCATGACGCTGTCTGTCCACATCACTTATTGTGTTTAACATCTGCTCAGTATGTCAACCAGGTGCTTACATTCTAAAGCTAACT
This window encodes:
- the LOC126385820 gene encoding achaete-scute homolog 5, yielding MMSSTFSPSSYLSFGVSPPAAHREDRSVSQRSLSGPVPFLLYPSGMDPLRGPGLLPYLAPFHHHGHFSVYECPFEPAFIQKRNERERQRVRCVNQGYAKLRDHLPGQSADKRLSKVETLRAAIRYIKYLQGLVELEEGGANTSPPRRDCGGESDGELRTLK